One stretch of Podospora bellae-mahoneyi strain CBS 112042 chromosome 2, whole genome shotgun sequence DNA includes these proteins:
- a CDS encoding hypothetical protein (EggNog:ENOG503NWWU; COG:S), translating into MSRNMSEFPTRPVAQLVGSNGPIHALTYSSPPSTYILTGSSDRSIRLYNPTSTTPSPLPNSPPTGRLIQTYTGAHTYEVLSLSVSSLNDRFASSGGDRTVFLWDVTTALPLRRLGSASTAHSHTGRVNAVLFSGHDDSLVISGGHDTTVRIWDVKSNSNKPVQVLSDAKDAITSLAVPQNGNPEVITGSVDGRVRSYDIRMGRCTTDVIGTPVTSLSLSKDGKTVLVGGLDSKMRLFDRRDGTCLKTYEHPGWKNTELRVQSCLGGKERYVVAGDELTSEAAGVTGTTSQEQGKVWAWDLLTGKLVATVPVPWGGDASNKKVTIGRDGKEKARKNVVSCIAWKEGGFGNQFCVGGTSGVVNVYGEL; encoded by the exons ATGTCAAGAAATATGTCTGAATTTCCCACACGGCCTGTAGCCCAGCTTGTCGGGTCCAATG GCCCCATCCACGCCCTAAcctactcctcccccccttcaacctaCATCCTAACCGGCTCCTCCGACCGCTCCATCCGCCTCTAcaaccccacctccaccaccccctcccccctccccaactcaCCCCCCACCGGCCGCCTCATCCAAACCTACACCGGCGCCCACACCTACGAAGTCCTCTCCCTAAgcgtctcctccctcaacgaccgcttcgcctcctccggcgGCGACCGCACCGTCTTCCTCTGGGACGtgaccaccgccctccccctccgccgcctcggctCAGCCTCCACAGCCCACTCCCACACCGGCCGCGTAAACGCAGTCCTCTTCTCCGGCCACGACGACAGCCTCGTCATATCCGGCGGCCACGACACAACCGTCCGAATCTGGGACGTCAAatccaacagcaacaaacctGTCCAAGTACTGAGCGACGCCAAAGACGCGATCACCTCTCTTGCTGTCCCCCAAAATGGGAACCCAGAGGTCATAACCGGGAGTGTAGACGGCAGAGTGAGGAGTTATGACATTCGTATGGGACGGTGTACCACAGATGTCATTGGCACGCCGGTCACGAGCTTGAGTTTGTCTAAAGATGGAAAAacggtgctggtgggggggttggacaGCAAGATGCGGCTGTTTGATCGCCGGGATGGGACTTGCTTAAAGACGTACGAGCACCCGGGTTGGAAAAACACTGAATTAAGAGTGCAGAGTTGTCTtggtgggaaggagaggtATGTTGTTGCGGGGGATGAGCTCACTTccgaggcggcgggggtgacGGGAACAACCAGTCAGGAGCAGGGCAAGGTTTGGGCGTGGGATTTGCTCACTGGAAAGCTGGTCGCCACGGTGCCGGTGccttggggtggtgatgccagTAACAAAAAGGTTACTATCGGGAGAgatgggaaagaaaaggcgaggaagaatgTGGTTAGTTGTATCGCGtggaaggaagggggttttgggaaCCAGTTCTGTGTTGGGGGTACCAGTGGGGTGGTCAACGTGTATGGCGAGCTTTAG
- a CDS encoding hypothetical protein (EggNog:ENOG503NV8J; COG:S): MARQYDNIIFDLGDVLFHWDASTVTALPKKTIRAMMNTTIWLDYERGFLSPGQAHKLLATELKTTPELVAESLEQAQLTLRPDAEMTDLILKLAAARTRSGQAKVRILGLSNIAKDHFIGIQKIQFPWHLFDRIFTSCDTGMRKPDLCIYQHLIKETGIDPARTIFLDDRVENIFAARSLGLRGEVVGRLGPERSQLVRLLTNLLLPDDTIIRAEGFLRSRAGNHLSEFEGKDLSFRDNFSQLLLWELTGMEELVYLTWPSRPSPEVSSASSPVDTISNPDSAVELFLDESPSSSSQKVKPATTSSPFWNYFSSQPVLTTNTFPADADTTSIAYLSLPEQHLSSVVPPSEAMAAMAANTSADGIIQVYFSSSRPHTCPVVCVNVLRFFNKFSSTPVETDDRLKPTVDFVINSLANRAYVHGSRYYVPEAFLYFAALFYNECKGTSPGLWGRLDEHMKGALLERLRVSAAGNAAALAMRVRACQVVGLGREVARGDFEELLGLQRGEDGGWPAGWFCRMGRTGDAIGNRGLTTGMVLRVLRDWS; the protein is encoded by the exons ATGGCTCGCCAATATGACAACATCATATTTGACTTGGGCGATGTGTTATTCCATTGGGATGCAAGCACTGTTACTGCCCTTCCAAAGAAAACCATCCGCGCCATGATGAATACCACCATCTGGCTAGATTATGAGCGGGGCTTCTTGTCGCCGGGGCAGGCACACAAG CTGTTGGCTACCGAGCTAAAGACCACACCAGAGTTAGTGGCCGAGTCACTTGAGCAAGCTCAGTTGACACTCCGCCCTGATGCTGAGATGACAGATCTGATCCTGAAGCTCGCAGCAGCACGCACAAGATCGGGGCAAGCCAAGGTTAGGATTCTTGGTCTCTCGAATATTGCCAAAGACCACTTCATCGGCATTCAAAAGATCCAATTCCCGTGGCATCTCTTTGATCGCATCTTTACTTCCTGCGACACGGGAATGCGCAAGCCAGACTTGTGCATCTACCAGCACCTGATCAAGGAGACTGGGATCGACCCTGCTCGGACTATTTTCCTTGATGACCGTGTTGAGAACATTTTTGCGGCTCGTAGTCTCGGTTTGAGAGGCGAGGTGGTCGGTCGTCTGGGACCCGAAAGGTCGCAGTTAGTTCGTCTTCTTACGAACCTCTTACTGCCTGACGACACTATAATTCGCGCCGAGGGGTTCTTGAGGTCCCGAGCGGGTAACCACCTCTCTGAGTTCGAAGGGAAGGACCTGTCTTTCCGCGACAACTTTTCGCAGCTTCTTCTATGGGAGCTCACGGGAATGGAAGAGCTTGTGTATCTCACCTGGCCAAGCCGTCCATCACCTGAGGTATCTTCAGCTTCGTCACCGGTCGATACCATTTCCAATCCAGACTCCGCCGTGGAGCTATTCCTAGACGAGAGCCCCTCTAGCTCGTCCCAAAAAGTTAaacccgccaccacctcgtccCCGTTCTGGAACTacttctcctcccaaccaGTCCTCACAACCAACACGTTCCCCGCCGACGCAGATACCACGTCGATCGCTTACCTCAGCCTGCCAGAACAGCACCTCTCGTCGGTGGTGCCGCCATCAGAagccatggccgccatggcAGCCAACACCAGCGCCGATGGTATCATCCAGGTCTACTTTAGCTCTTCCCGTCCGCACACCTGCCCTGTAGTCTGCGTTAATGTCCTTCGGTTCTTTAACAAGTTTTCTTCTACCCCCGTTGAAACCGACGATCGCCTCAAGCCCACTGTTGACTTTGTCATCAACTCGCTTGCTAACAGGGCGTATGTTCACGGCAGCAGGTACTACGTCCCAGAAGCGTTTTTGTATTTTGCCGCGCTGTTCTACAATGAGTGCAAGGGGACTTCACCTggtttgtgggggaggttggatgaGCATATGAAGGGGGCTTTGTTGGAAAGGTTGAGGGTGTCGGCTGCGGGGAATGCGGCTGCGCTggcgatgagggtgagggcttgccaggttgttgggttggggagggaggtggcgaggggggatTTTGAGGAACTGTTGGGGTTgcagaggggggaggatggagggtggCCGGCAGGGTGGTTTTGCaggatggggaggacggGGGATGCGATTGGGAACAGGGGGTTGACTACGGGGATGGTTTTGAGGGTTTTGAGGGATTGGTCGTGA